Proteins encoded in a region of the Ursus arctos isolate Adak ecotype North America unplaced genomic scaffold, UrsArc2.0 scaffold_2, whole genome shotgun sequence genome:
- the GARIN4 gene encoding Golgi-associated RAB2 interactor protein 4 has protein sequence MNTESLLPYHTAHSASGVGMFNTAVGKLQRQLHKGEYDIFKYAPIFESDFIQITKRGEVIDVHNRVRMVTVGIASTSPILPLPDVMLLARPATGCEEHAGRGQATKGKGRKASKTLELTRLLPLKFVRISIHDREKQQLRLKFATGRSCYLQLSPPLDAREDLFGYWEKLIYLLRPPVDSHSSTYAIPAEDMLCMPVFEEEDRRSPTGADFQGKGDQDQVSIRSLHVVSEVAGATSAAFAGGEGTHQDSHKPNTMPDIAAPNTKATGLDKESAAGATTEAAGAGEAAGAAAVVAAGTAAGFAAGVTAGNTAGALSVAITRSGAPEQRSRAIAGAATKRSGGSRAHLAVAGAANMSPKSLNVALAGTAKTPGFTSDSSNSFPGASMSLAFAGTGAAGKTAGEGALDVVEAALLSDAPSAGGSGEQAGRQLRKGRRERRERREKERALRSSRRRRAAESRHKAPGDKLPRKASSRSLAGQRAAREDKKEKGRGSPGDGGRAPHKGISHAPTAKESRTSHKSGRSLSTTSSASATKRLGRISSFLRNVKANLTTRTVASPRGRDVDMLAKTVDRSGMEAIMEAAETGQCLESAGSGTSDIMETFEAH, from the coding sequence ATGAACACCGAGTCCCTGCTACCGTACCACACAGCCCATAGTGCCTCCGGAGTGGGTATGTTCAACACCGCTGTGGGGAAACTACAGCGACAACTGCACAAGGGAGAATACGACATATTCAAGTACGCACCTATTTTTGAAAGCGACTTTATCCAGATTACCAAAAGGGGAGAAGTCATTGATGTGCACAACCGAGTCAGAATGGTGACGGTGGGCATTGCATCCACCAGCCCCATCCTGCCGCTCCCAGATGTCATGCTGCTGGCCCGACCCGCCACCGGCTGCGAAGAGCATGCCGGGCGTGGCCAGGCCACCAAGGGAAAAGGCCGCAAGGCTTCAAAGACCTTGGAGCTCACCAGGCTCCTTCCCTTGAAGTTTGTGAGGATCTCCATCCACGACCGGGAGAAGCAACAGCTGCGCCTCAAGTTCGCTACGGGCCGCTCATGCTACCTGCAGCTGAGTCCCCCTCTGGACGCGCGGGAAGACCTCTTTGGCTACTGGGAAAAGCTCATTTACCTCCTGCGACCGCCGGTGGACAGTCACAGCAGTACCTACGCCATTCCAGCGGAGGACATGCTGTGCATGCCTGTGTttgaggaggaggacaggaggagCCCAACAGGGGCAGATTTCCAAGGAAAAGGGGATCAGGACCAGGTCAGCATCCGGAGCCTCCACGTGGTCTCTGAAGTGGCCGGGGCCACCTCTGCAGCTTTTGCTGGCGGGGAGGGGACCCATCAGGACTCCCACAAACCCAACACCATGCCCGACATAGCCGCCCCAAACACCAAAGCTACAGGGCTGGACAAGGAGTCGGCAGCAGGGGCAACGACagaggcggcgggggcgggggaggcagcgGGGGCGGCGGCAGTGGTGGCTGCAGGGACAGCAGCAGGGTTCGCAGCGGGGGTCACAGCAGGCAACACAGCAGGCGCTTTGAGCGTGGCGATCACCAGGTCTGGGGCCCCCGAACAGCGAAGCAGGGCCATAGCCGGCGCAGCCACCAAGCGCTCAGGAGGAAGCAGAGCCCACCTCGCCGTCGCGGGCGCTGCCAACATGTCCCCGAAGAGCCTGAACGTGGCCTTGGCAGGTACCGCAAAGACCCCAGGGTTTACTTCCGACTCGTCCAACAGTTTCCCAGGGGCCAGCATGTCCCTGGCTTTCGCCGGGACAGGAGCCGCCGGCAAGACGGCGGGAGAAGGCGCTCTGGACGTGGTGGAGGCAGCGCTGCTCTCGGACGCGCCGAGCGCGGGCGGCTCGGGGGAGCAGGCGGGAAGGCAGCTCCGCAAGGGCCGGAGGGAGCGGAGGGAGCGCCGGGAAAAGGAGCGAGCCCTCCGGAGCTCCCGTCGCCGCAGGGCCGCCGAGAGCCGCCACAAGGCCCCGGGGGACAAGCTCCCGCGGAAAGCCTCCAGCCGGTCCTTAGCCGGCCAGCGGGCCGCGCGGGaggacaagaaggagaagggcCGCGGCAGCCCCGGGGACGGCGGGCGCGCCCCCCACAAAGGCATCAGCCACGCCCCCACCGCCAAGGAGTCCAGGACCTCCCACAAATCGGGGCGGAGCTTATCCACCACCAGCTCGGCCTCCGCCACCAAGAGGCTCGGCAGGATCAGCTCGTTCCTGCGGAACGTCAAAGCCAACCTTACCACGAGAACCGTGGCCTCCCCACGCGGCAGAGACGTGGACATGTTGGCGAAGACCGTGGACAGGAGCGGTATGGAGGCCATCATGGAGGCCGCAGAGACTGGCCAGTGCTTGGAGAGCGCGGGGAGCGGGACATCTGACATCATGGAGACCTTCGAAGCACATTAG